The nucleotide window CGCGGCGGTCTTCGATTACTTGCGCAAGATCTGCGGCGACGCCCGCGGGCAGCGCATCGAGTTGCGCGAGCGACGCATGCTTGGCGCGCGCGACCAGCAGATCCAGATAGCCGATCAGCACATCGCGCTCGACCTCGCCATTCAATTCGTAGTCGGGAATCACAATGCGGCCCGGCTCCACGCGTGGACCGTCCGGACTGAACACGACCGTCACGCCGTATTGTCCGGTCAGCACGCGGGCGACCTTGCTGAGCGTGGATTCGAAGGCGAAGCCGCGCGTGTCGCGGGTTGCATGCGTTGCGTGCATCGCGCTCACGCTTCAGGGGCCGGCGCGATGTGATGGCGAACGATGCCGCGAATCAAGGCGGCGTCTTCCGGGCTCACCTTCGCGTAGATGGCCGGCCCGGCGGCGCGTTCGGGATCGCCCGTGCGCAGCATCAGTTCGGCCCAGTCGAGCAGGCGCCGGGTGGAGAACGCGCTCGAGAGATCCTCGCGAGCGAACGCCGCGCGGCAGTCGGCGGCAATCGCGGCAAGTGTGGTGGCGAGCGCGCGCGTCATGTGCGGGGCGAGGGTGGCGATCAGCACGTCGGCTTCTTCAGCGGGCGTCAGATAGTCGAGCAGATACACGCGCCAGCGGTCCAGAAACGCCTCGTTCATCAGATTGGCGCCCTGATACAGATGCCGGAACTGACTCATCGCACCGACCGCATTGGCCGTCGCGAACAACCGGAAGGCCGGATGCGGCGCGACGATCTCGTTGCCTTTCTCCTTCAGCACGAGGCGGCCGTGCGGTTCGAGCACGGCGGTGAGGGCGGCGAGAATCGACGGTTCGGCAAAATCGATTTCGTCGACGATCAGCCAGAGACCTTCGCGCATGGCCGTGGGCAGCACGCCGTCGACCCACAGCGTCTCGCCGCCCTTGACGGTCCAGAAGCCGACGAAGTCGCCGACGGTGGTCTGCCCGTTCATGTTCGAGCGCAGCACGCCGTGACGCGAACGCGCCGCGACCTGTTCGATCAGGCTGGTCTTGCCGGCGCCGGTGTGACCGATCAGCATCACGCGCCGGTTCTCGACGATGTCCTCGACAATGTCATTGAAGCGCTCGGAGAACAGATAGGCCGGATTGATGCGCGGCACGAGCGGATTGTCGA belongs to Paraburkholderia aromaticivorans and includes:
- a CDS encoding AAA family ATPase; translated protein: MNAPELTEDENLGLYQRATENGAEWWRVSVADRPENYRLEHGADNGSGLGTVDIDLVVDAENLRAKLKKWRREGFAIDTDDAASEQSAAGRVAFMPELQRVAARASAAKHRQVDGTGETVRIGHVEVPCGVDNPLVPRINPAYLFSERFNDIVEDIVENRRVMLIGHTGAGKTSLIEQVAARSRHGVLRSNMNGQTTVGDFVGFWTVKGGETLWVDGVLPTAMREGLWLIVDEIDFAEPSILAALTAVLEPHGRLVLKEKGNEIVAPHPAFRLFATANAVGAMSQFRHLYQGANLMNEAFLDRWRVYLLDYLTPAEEADVLIATLAPHMTRALATTLAAIAADCRAAFAREDLSSAFSTRRLLDWAELMLRTGDPERAAGPAIYAKVSPEDAALIRGIVRHHIAPAPEA